A genomic stretch from Bradyrhizobium sp. 195 includes:
- a CDS encoding acyl-CoA synthetase — translation MTGDTAATISKAREHSIGDLLRRSAGREPNKLAVSCGDVSWTFAEMDAICNRLGRGLLGLGVKKGDRIAVLSRNSHAFAALRFAVARIGAVLVPINFMLNPDEISFILKSSGAKLLATGPDFVEPARAASARDCAVEKMIWLPGEDPASAPAGLTTFDDLLHADGAFLDASVDSRDLAQIVYTSGTESLPKGAMLTHEAVMWQYVSCIIDGGMSVEDKFLHAMPLYHCAQLDVFLGPQIYLGASGVITGKPTADNILTLIQAHKISSFFAPPTIWIAMLRSPNFDKTDLSTLQKGYYGASIMPVEVLLELQRRLPNVKFWNFYGQTEIAPLATVLRPEDQLRKAGSAGKPVLNVETRVVNTSMEDVKVGEVGEIVHRSPHLLSGYYNDPEKTAAAFSGGWFHSGDLATVDEEGHITVVDRVKDMIKTGGENVASREVEEMVYRIPAVSEVAVVGLPDPRWIEAVTAIVVVKSGEKLDEDAVIKHCAGQMAHFKVPKRVIFVDALPKNPSGKLLKRELRQRFVGGETLDKAIQKNFGT, via the coding sequence ATGACCGGCGACACCGCAGCCACCATCTCGAAAGCCCGCGAGCATTCCATCGGCGACCTCCTGCGCCGTTCCGCGGGGCGAGAGCCCAACAAGCTTGCGGTGAGCTGCGGCGACGTGAGCTGGACCTTCGCCGAGATGGACGCGATCTGCAACCGGCTCGGCCGCGGCCTGCTCGGCCTCGGCGTCAAGAAGGGTGACCGCATCGCGGTACTCTCGCGCAATTCGCACGCCTTCGCCGCGCTGCGTTTTGCGGTGGCGCGGATCGGCGCGGTGTTGGTGCCGATCAACTTCATGCTCAATCCGGACGAGATCAGTTTCATCCTGAAGAGCTCCGGGGCAAAATTGCTCGCGACCGGTCCCGATTTCGTCGAGCCCGCACGCGCAGCCAGCGCCAGGGATTGCGCGGTCGAGAAGATGATCTGGCTGCCAGGCGAGGATCCTGCGTCCGCGCCCGCGGGCCTCACCACCTTCGACGATCTCTTGCATGCCGACGGCGCATTCCTGGATGCGTCGGTCGACAGCCGCGATCTGGCTCAGATCGTCTACACCAGCGGCACGGAATCGCTGCCCAAGGGCGCGATGCTGACCCATGAAGCCGTGATGTGGCAGTATGTCAGCTGCATCATCGATGGCGGCATGAGCGTGGAGGACAAATTCCTGCACGCTATGCCGCTTTATCACTGCGCCCAGCTCGACGTCTTCCTGGGGCCGCAAATCTATCTCGGCGCCTCCGGCGTCATCACGGGCAAGCCGACCGCCGACAACATCCTGACGCTGATTCAGGCGCATAAAATCAGCTCCTTCTTCGCGCCACCGACGATCTGGATCGCGATGCTGCGTTCGCCGAACTTCGACAAGACCGATCTATCGACCCTGCAGAAAGGTTATTACGGCGCGTCGATCATGCCGGTGGAGGTGCTGCTCGAGCTTCAGCGCCGCCTGCCCAACGTCAAGTTCTGGAATTTCTACGGCCAGACCGAGATCGCGCCGCTCGCGACCGTGCTGCGGCCGGAGGACCAGCTGCGCAAGGCAGGCTCGGCGGGCAAGCCCGTGCTCAATGTCGAGACGCGCGTGGTCAACACTTCGATGGAGGACGTCAAGGTCGGTGAGGTCGGCGAGATCGTGCACCGCTCGCCGCATCTATTGTCCGGCTATTACAACGATCCCGAGAAGACCGCGGCCGCGTTCTCCGGCGGCTGGTTTCACTCGGGTGATCTCGCCACCGTCGACGAGGAGGGCCACATCACTGTGGTCGATCGCGTCAAGGACATGATCAAGACCGGGGGCGAGAACGTCGCGAGCCGCGAGGTCGAGGAGATGGTCTACCGCATCCCCGCAGTCTCCGAGGTCGCCGTCGTCGGCCTGCCCGATCCGCGCTGGATCGAGGCGGTCACCGCCATCGTCGTCGTCAAGAGCGGTGAAAAGCTGGACGAGGACGCCGTCATCAAGCACTGCGCCGGCCAGATGGCGCACTTCAAGGTGCCCAAGCGCGTCATTTTCGTCGATGCCTTGCCGAAGAATCCGAGCGGCAAGCTGCTCAAGCGCGAGCTGCGCCAGCGATTCGTCGGCGGCGAGACGCTGGACAAGGCGATCCAGAAGAATTTTGGGACGTA
- a CDS encoding FadR/GntR family transcriptional regulator, with translation MPVAPLFRPIDVAPAYQKVADAIEREIVNGRIKPGDPIGTEHDLVRQFGVNRSTIREGIRVLEEGGLIRRDSSRRLHACLPRYSKLASRLSRALVLHEVTFRELYEASMTLEVAGIEGAVERASDENLAELDDNLVRSEAVVGDPARLAECDAEFHVLVAKASQNRVLQLAREPAAQLFYPTTEMIVTGVAEGGPRLVAAHRHLIDAIRRRDREAGVLWTRRHLQDWRRGFEKIASLDRSVEHMYMEHAQAARRR, from the coding sequence TTGCCTGTCGCGCCGCTCTTCCGACCGATCGATGTCGCGCCGGCCTATCAGAAGGTCGCCGACGCCATCGAACGTGAGATCGTCAACGGCCGCATCAAGCCGGGCGATCCCATCGGCACCGAGCATGATTTGGTCCGCCAGTTCGGCGTCAATCGCTCGACCATCCGCGAGGGCATCCGTGTGCTGGAGGAGGGCGGGCTGATCCGACGCGATTCCTCGCGGCGTCTGCACGCCTGTCTGCCGCGCTACAGCAAGCTCGCTAGCCGTCTCAGCCGCGCGCTGGTTCTGCATGAGGTCACCTTCCGCGAACTCTACGAGGCCTCCATGACACTGGAGGTCGCCGGCATCGAGGGCGCGGTGGAGCGCGCGAGCGACGAGAATCTCGCCGAGCTCGACGATAACCTCGTGCGCAGCGAGGCCGTGGTCGGCGATCCCGCGAGGCTGGCCGAATGCGACGCCGAATTCCACGTTCTGGTCGCCAAGGCCTCGCAGAACCGGGTGCTCCAGCTCGCGCGTGAGCCCGCAGCACAATTGTTCTATCCGACCACCGAGATGATCGTGACCGGTGTCGCCGAAGGCGGTCCGCGCCTCGTCGCGGCGCACCGCCATCTCATCGACGCAATCCGCCGCCGCGACCGCGAGGCCGGCGTGCTCTGGACGCGCCGGCATTTGCAGGACTGGCGCCGCGGCTTCGAGAAGATCGCTTCGCTCGATCGTTCGGTCGAGCACATGTACATGGAGCACGCGCAGGCGGCCCGGCGCAGATAG
- a CDS encoding ATP-binding protein: MHCFACQSAIGPGDSWCSKCGAAVRQRVDPDSERRFVTILRADVVDSTGLVAELEPEAAVSRLEPALAAMRGAVRQFGGIVSKELGDGLAAVFGAPIADDNHAPLACHAAIELVRRVGSLGDPGLQVRVGLHSGHVVAYMVSSEFSKVYEIGGAAQHLAARLEAAAEANQICVSEACQQLADGHVRFEFLGRKALRGFAEPMPVYRVMGASDLSSWRVRRARSVSRFVDRTTERALLRRAAERVSGSRQTVLLTGDAGIGKSRLAHEFAQDLRAGGWRLVDAECSPNLQGAPYSTLKRLLQSILDGAARDQARNDDPRDAMPWVQQRAIDAVLDLPVSDPQWDELEPHARGRAISEASCAIVESITRHQPTILLIEDLHWIDRASDTVVATLSALQSPGLLVLLTTRPNGIPVWIARCHAEIVAMQPLDDDSGLAMLAEMLGPATTHADLKNRIISHTANVPLFIEEVCRSLKDNGLLLGQWGDLSLARPVDELGIPSSIQGVIAARLDRVSRQERSLLQIAAALGPRTNQAILRRVAALPEDVLQDCLTALDRAELLVRIDSELEDSLEFRHEMVRQVTYDSMVEKVRESIHTNILAALEDDEAWSDGPDALCYHATRAKDWQKAFHHGRSAARKCLARSAYADAVDYFEIAMGSLDKTPVTDAREADAIDLRMEARLAFAGSGRVAEALDLGREAERRADAINDIGRKVAAMTMRAGAQNFYGTPVEAVVIGEDVVHLAENSGNPGWRSLAQYSLGQAYFLSGRYQSAGKMLATARVHLAGSAASAPIGTTPRSLLLLCCMMNSITHTVMGELDAAEQLQREAFAIAEETSRPYDRVAAAYSGGWLKLGRNDPAAGAAILEDGFVLAQKHGIRLFVPVLGCHLGNAYLEQGLFDRARGMLAEAREEAKAVGYTSAVLRSSIYLALATSRLGDFRAAQNMLREARDTARQQGFSGLEAEALFGEAVVTPPSREANKAAILAALRATIAIASESGAQPLQSKAEAMLAGMLARGGELT, encoded by the coding sequence ATGCATTGCTTCGCATGTCAGTCGGCGATCGGTCCGGGCGACAGCTGGTGCTCCAAATGCGGAGCGGCCGTCCGTCAACGCGTCGATCCCGACAGCGAACGACGGTTCGTGACAATACTGCGCGCCGACGTCGTCGACTCCACGGGTCTCGTTGCCGAGCTGGAGCCGGAGGCGGCGGTGTCGCGACTCGAGCCGGCGCTTGCGGCCATGCGAGGCGCGGTGCGCCAGTTCGGCGGCATCGTCAGCAAGGAGCTGGGCGACGGGTTGGCCGCGGTGTTCGGGGCCCCGATCGCCGACGACAATCATGCGCCGCTGGCCTGCCACGCGGCCATCGAGCTTGTCCGGCGCGTTGGCAGCCTGGGCGATCCAGGACTTCAGGTCCGGGTCGGCCTCCACTCCGGCCATGTAGTGGCCTACATGGTCTCCAGCGAATTTTCCAAGGTCTACGAGATCGGCGGCGCCGCTCAGCATCTGGCCGCAAGGCTGGAAGCGGCGGCCGAAGCGAACCAGATTTGCGTCTCCGAGGCCTGTCAGCAACTCGCGGACGGCCACGTCCGTTTCGAGTTCCTGGGCCGCAAGGCGCTCCGCGGTTTTGCCGAGCCGATGCCGGTGTACCGGGTCATGGGCGCGAGCGATCTGTCGAGCTGGCGGGTCCGGCGCGCGCGCAGTGTTTCCCGGTTCGTCGACCGCACGACAGAGCGGGCCTTGTTGCGGCGCGCAGCGGAGAGGGTCAGCGGCAGCCGGCAGACGGTTCTTCTGACGGGTGACGCTGGTATTGGCAAGTCGCGGCTGGCGCATGAGTTCGCGCAGGATCTTCGGGCCGGCGGCTGGCGGCTGGTCGATGCCGAGTGCAGCCCGAATCTCCAGGGTGCACCGTACAGCACCCTCAAGCGCCTGTTGCAGTCGATCCTCGATGGGGCTGCGAGAGATCAAGCCAGGAACGACGACCCTAGAGACGCGATGCCGTGGGTGCAGCAGCGGGCGATCGACGCGGTCCTGGACCTGCCTGTTTCCGATCCACAATGGGACGAATTGGAGCCTCACGCGCGCGGACGCGCGATTTCAGAGGCAAGCTGCGCAATCGTCGAAAGCATCACCCGTCACCAGCCTACGATCCTTCTGATCGAAGATCTGCATTGGATCGATCGGGCCAGCGATACGGTTGTGGCCACTCTTTCCGCGCTGCAAAGCCCCGGTTTGCTCGTGCTTCTGACGACGCGGCCCAATGGGATACCGGTCTGGATCGCGCGCTGCCACGCAGAGATCGTGGCGATGCAGCCGCTCGACGACGATTCGGGCCTGGCCATGCTCGCCGAAATGCTCGGCCCTGCCACGACGCACGCAGACCTGAAGAACCGGATCATCTCCCATACGGCCAACGTGCCGTTGTTCATCGAGGAGGTCTGCCGCAGTCTGAAGGACAACGGCCTGCTCCTTGGCCAGTGGGGCGACCTTTCCCTTGCACGTCCTGTGGACGAGCTCGGCATCCCCAGCAGTATTCAGGGTGTGATCGCGGCGCGGCTGGATCGCGTGTCACGACAGGAACGCTCGCTTCTCCAGATCGCCGCAGCGCTTGGACCCCGAACAAACCAGGCCATATTGCGGAGAGTCGCAGCCTTGCCGGAAGACGTCTTGCAGGATTGCCTCACCGCGCTCGATCGGGCCGAACTGCTCGTCAGGATCGACAGTGAGTTGGAAGATTCGCTCGAATTTCGGCACGAAATGGTCAGGCAGGTGACCTACGATTCGATGGTCGAAAAGGTGCGCGAAAGCATCCACACCAACATACTCGCAGCTCTCGAGGACGATGAGGCATGGTCCGATGGCCCGGACGCGCTCTGCTATCACGCGACGCGGGCGAAGGATTGGCAGAAGGCGTTTCACCATGGCCGGAGCGCCGCTCGAAAATGTCTGGCCCGCTCAGCCTATGCCGACGCGGTCGATTATTTCGAGATCGCGATGGGATCTCTCGACAAGACCCCCGTGACGGACGCGCGAGAGGCGGACGCCATCGACCTTCGGATGGAGGCGCGTTTGGCCTTCGCCGGATCCGGTCGCGTCGCCGAGGCCCTGGATCTGGGTAGGGAGGCCGAACGGCGAGCCGATGCGATCAATGACATTGGACGCAAGGTCGCCGCCATGACGATGAGGGCGGGCGCGCAGAACTTCTATGGAACGCCGGTCGAAGCTGTTGTGATCGGCGAAGACGTCGTGCATCTGGCAGAAAACTCGGGCAATCCCGGCTGGCGTAGTCTAGCGCAATATAGTCTCGGACAGGCCTATTTTCTTTCCGGCCGCTACCAAAGCGCTGGGAAGATGCTGGCCACGGCCCGCGTCCATCTTGCGGGTTCGGCGGCGAGTGCCCCGATCGGTACGACCCCCCGATCTCTTCTCCTGCTTTGCTGCATGATGAACAGCATCACCCACACCGTCATGGGTGAGCTCGATGCTGCCGAGCAGCTCCAGCGCGAGGCTTTCGCCATCGCCGAGGAGACAAGCCGTCCCTACGACCGCGTCGCCGCCGCCTACAGCGGCGGCTGGCTGAAGCTCGGCCGCAACGATCCGGCGGCGGGCGCCGCGATCCTCGAAGACGGCTTTGTTCTTGCGCAGAAGCACGGCATCCGCCTGTTCGTGCCGGTGCTCGGCTGCCACCTCGGCAACGCCTATCTGGAGCAGGGATTGTTCGACCGGGCGCGCGGCATGCTGGCTGAGGCGCGCGAGGAGGCGAAGGCGGTCGGCTATACCTCGGCGGTGCTGCGCAGCTCGATCTACCTTGCGCTCGCGACCTCCCGCCTCGGCGACTTCAGGGCCGCGCAGAACATGCTGCGCGAGGCCCGCGATACGGCGCGGCAGCAGGGATTTTCGGGCCTCGAGGCCGAGGCCCTGTTCGGGGAGGCCGTGGTGACGCCTCCCTCGCGCGAGGCGAACAAGGCTGCGATCCTTGCCGCTCTGCGCGCGACGATTGCGATCGCCTCCGAAAGCGGCGCGCAGCCGCTCCAGAGCAAGGCCGAGGCGATGCTGGCCGGGATGCTGGCGCGAGGCGGCGAGCTGACCTGA
- a CDS encoding CvpA family protein: protein MNSFDLAVYAALAIAVGFGFRTGLLRSAMTILAYLLAAPIAVALMPLIAPQIAGNPNSPQLQNWIWFFGIFVVVGMLFGHIGRVALNDTIGEAGIGDRLGGAALGAIRVGLVATTLVLVFDQIVPANRQPPFLAGSHLRPLFSTAGQMGFKSLPPEAASAIDRLKQERRI from the coding sequence ATGAACAGTTTCGATCTCGCTGTCTATGCCGCGCTCGCCATCGCGGTCGGATTCGGTTTCAGGACCGGTCTGCTGCGCAGCGCCATGACCATCCTCGCCTATCTGCTCGCCGCGCCGATCGCGGTTGCGCTGATGCCGCTGATTGCGCCGCAAATTGCAGGCAACCCGAATTCACCGCAGCTGCAAAACTGGATCTGGTTCTTCGGCATCTTCGTCGTGGTCGGCATGCTGTTCGGGCATATCGGCCGCGTCGCGCTGAACGACACCATCGGCGAGGCCGGCATCGGCGACCGGCTCGGCGGCGCCGCGCTCGGCGCCATCAGGGTCGGGCTCGTCGCCACCACGCTGGTCCTGGTCTTCGACCAGATCGTGCCAGCCAATCGCCAGCCGCCGTTTCTCGCCGGCTCGCATCTGCGGCCGCTGTTCTCGACGGCAGGGCAGATGGGCTTCAAGTCGCTGCCGCCGGAAGCAGCCTCCGCGATCGACCGCCTCAAGCAGGAACGGCGGATCTGA
- a CDS encoding ABC transporter substrate-binding protein yields the protein MRPIAALASAAGLLSAALIIPASAQQAPLKIGVLSDFSSVYSDIGGMGNVEATKMAIEDFGGQMFGKPIDMVSADVLNKPDVASTIARKWWETEGVDMIIDLPTSATALAVMELSKQYEKIMIVTDAASSDITGKSCSPYTAHWTYDTYANAHTVGSAIVKNGGDTWFFLTADYVFGHSVERDTGDVVKAAGGKVLGSVKHPLNTADFSSFLLQAQASKAKIIGLANGGGDTINAIKQAGEFGIVAGGQNLAAIVMFISDVHSLGLKLAQGLIITEAYYWDLNDKTRAFGKRFLERVKRMPTMNQAATYSATLHYLKAVQAAGTRDTKTVMAKMRELPVRDAFTDNGTLREDGRMVHSMYLFQVKKPEESKGPWDYYKLLAEVPADQAFRPLKDGGCPLVK from the coding sequence ATGAGACCTATCGCAGCACTCGCGTCTGCGGCCGGCTTGCTGTCGGCTGCCCTGATCATCCCCGCTTCCGCCCAGCAGGCGCCGCTCAAGATCGGCGTCCTCTCGGACTTCTCCTCGGTCTATTCCGACATTGGCGGCATGGGGAATGTCGAGGCGACCAAAATGGCGATCGAGGACTTCGGCGGCCAGATGTTCGGCAAGCCGATCGACATGGTCTCGGCCGACGTGCTCAACAAGCCCGACGTCGCCTCCACCATCGCCCGCAAATGGTGGGAGACCGAGGGCGTCGATATGATCATCGACCTTCCGACGTCAGCGACCGCGCTTGCCGTGATGGAGTTGTCGAAGCAATACGAGAAGATCATGATCGTGACGGATGCGGCCAGCTCCGACATCACGGGAAAATCCTGCTCGCCCTACACCGCGCATTGGACCTACGACACCTACGCCAACGCCCACACCGTCGGCAGCGCCATCGTCAAGAACGGCGGCGACACCTGGTTCTTCCTCACCGCGGACTATGTGTTCGGCCATTCGGTCGAGCGCGACACCGGCGACGTCGTGAAGGCTGCGGGCGGCAAGGTGCTGGGCAGCGTCAAGCATCCGCTCAACACGGCGGATTTCTCCTCGTTCCTGCTCCAGGCCCAGGCCTCCAAGGCCAAGATCATTGGCCTCGCCAACGGCGGCGGCGACACCATTAACGCGATCAAGCAGGCCGGCGAGTTCGGCATCGTCGCCGGTGGCCAGAACCTGGCCGCGATCGTGATGTTCATCTCCGACGTGCACAGCCTGGGCCTGAAGCTCGCGCAAGGCCTGATCATCACCGAGGCCTATTACTGGGATCTCAACGACAAGACCCGCGCCTTCGGCAAGCGCTTCCTCGAGCGCGTCAAGCGGATGCCGACCATGAACCAGGCGGCGACCTACAGCGCGACGCTGCACTATCTCAAGGCCGTGCAGGCTGCCGGCACCAGGGACACCAAGACGGTGATGGCGAAGATGCGCGAACTGCCGGTGCGCGACGCCTTCACCGACAACGGCACCCTGCGCGAGGACGGCCGCATGGTGCACAGCATGTACCTGTTCCAGGTGAAGAAGCCGGAGGAATCGAAGGGGCCGTGGGATTACTACAAGCTGCTCGCCGAGGTGCCCGCCGACCAGGCGTTTCGGCCACTGAAGGATGGCGGCTGTCCGCTGGTGAAGTGA
- a CDS encoding alpha/beta fold hydrolase, whose translation MKFRDFDAADVQAEEAGIFIRWAGSGPALLLLHGFPQTHLMWRDVAPLLAEQFTVVCADLRGYGRSACPPSGPDHAPYSKRTMAKDMASIMTKLGFDRFSVAGHDRGGRVAYRLALDHGDRVERLAVLDVVPIADAWERADKKLAVGYWPWSLLAQPEPLPERLLSAAPDAVVDNALHGWGSAAGSFSPAVRAAYVEALRDEAHVHAICEEYRAAATIDHEHDLADRNSGRLIDCPVLVLWSGRGPLNAWYASEGGPLGLWRTWADDVQGKPLDGGHFFPEEFPRQTADELARFFGRR comes from the coding sequence ATGAAGTTTAGGGATTTCGACGCCGCCGATGTGCAGGCGGAGGAAGCGGGGATTTTCATCCGTTGGGCCGGTTCGGGACCGGCGCTTCTTCTGTTGCACGGATTTCCGCAGACGCATCTGATGTGGCGAGACGTTGCGCCGCTGCTCGCTGAGCAATTTACCGTGGTCTGCGCCGACCTTCGCGGATATGGGCGCAGCGCGTGTCCGCCCTCAGGCCCCGACCACGCGCCATATTCGAAACGGACGATGGCAAAGGACATGGCGTCCATCATGACGAAGCTTGGCTTCGACCGCTTCTCGGTTGCCGGCCATGATCGCGGTGGCCGTGTCGCCTATCGGCTCGCGCTCGACCATGGCGACCGCGTGGAGCGGCTCGCCGTCCTCGACGTCGTTCCGATCGCCGATGCCTGGGAGCGCGCCGACAAGAAACTGGCGGTCGGCTATTGGCCCTGGTCGTTGCTTGCGCAGCCTGAACCTCTCCCTGAGCGGCTGTTGTCCGCAGCTCCCGACGCCGTCGTCGACAATGCCCTCCATGGCTGGGGGTCGGCAGCAGGTAGCTTCAGTCCGGCGGTCCGCGCGGCCTATGTCGAGGCGCTGCGCGATGAGGCGCATGTTCACGCGATCTGCGAGGAATATCGCGCGGCGGCGACGATCGATCACGAGCACGATCTGGCGGATCGCAATTCCGGCCGCCTAATTGATTGCCCTGTCCTGGTCCTCTGGAGTGGCCGCGGCCCGTTGAACGCGTGGTACGCGAGCGAGGGCGGCCCCTTGGGGCTGTGGCGGACCTGGGCCGACGACGTGCAAGGAAAGCCGCTCGATGGAGGACACTTCTTCCCCGAGGAGTTTCCGCGGCAGACTGCAGACGAATTGGCCCGGTTTTTCGGCAGGCGGTAG